Within Equus przewalskii isolate Varuska chromosome 9, EquPr2, whole genome shotgun sequence, the genomic segment GTGGGCCAATCGGAGCCTTCGGCTGCTCCATGGCTGTCTGGGACATGTAGTCTCGAGGGTCGAACCCTGTCTTTCACCCAGACTGGGCGGCGAGCCTTCCTGGTGGCGGGCTTGGGGTCTTTGTCTcgagatggggagggaggaaatgagtGAATATATGGGTGAATTAATTTGAAATTGTGGGCTCGCAGGCAAAGGCGTGGATATCGGAGAGAGAAGGGTGGGCGCGTGAGTGGTTCAGAATTCGGGGCCTCTTCCTGGTCAGGAGCCTTCCCCGTGGCCAGTTACCTTTTTCTGCCTCCCCGGCTCGAGGGCTCTGTGGGCTCTTTCAAGCCAGGTGCAGCCCGTGGGTCCCTGAAGGTATTCGTCCTAGGTGCCATAGATACGCCCCAAACACAGACCCGTCAGGCATTTGTCCTTCCCTGCTTTTCACACCCACTCCTTCAAAAAAATCTTAGTGTTTTCATTAGGTGCTACTTTCACGTGGTTTAAAATGCAAAAGGGATGAGGTGAGAACCCTGCCTCCCACCACTGTATTTCGTTTAATAATTTAGTCAGCCAGCGACCACTGGATGCCTGCtaagtgctgggcactgttcttgGGCCTTGGGATGCAACAGAGAGCTCAGCAGActcagctcctgccctcaggcaGCATGTGACAGATGCACAATAAAATATAGGGGGAGAGGGCCTCTCTGATCAGGttacatttgagcagagacttgcaGAAGGAGAGGGAACAAGCTATGCAGATAACAGGGAAGAGCGCCGGCTCTGGGCCAAAGGAACCACAAGAGCAAAAGCTCTGAGTCAGGAACATCCTTAGTCTGCCCTGAGGATGTGCTCAGGAGTTAGCAAAGGAGAGAAGTAGGCCTTGAGGCCCTTGATGAAGCTGATGAGAActgtggcttttactctgagagaGGTGGGTAGCCTGGaagggctctgagcagaggggGACAGGACCTGACTTAGTGAATCATTCTGGCTGCTTTGTGGGGAACCACCTTCCTCCTCTATCCCCAGGTACACCACAGTGGTGGCATGAATTAGGGAGCTTCccttctgtgttagtttcctatgacTGCTGTAATgtattactacaaacttagtggtttaaaacaacacaggtTTATTATCTTAGAGTCTTAGAGGTCTGAAATCTGAAATAAGTTCACTGGGTTAAAAACCAAGAtattggcagggctggttccttttgGAACCTCCAGGCTTCAGTGGTCATATTGCCTTCTGAGTGAAGaagtctctgtctctttcttacAAGGACCTCTGATTACGTTTGGGGTCCACTCAGagaacccaggataatctcctcatctcaagattaTTAAGTTAATCATATTTGCACTCTCCTTTTTGCCGTGTTGATAATTTATTCATAAGTTCCTGGGATTAGGATATGGATGTCTTTAGGAGCCATTATTCAGCTTCTCACACTGACATTTGATGTCTTTGAGGGAGAAGCATGGAGATGGGTAGCTCATCTGCTCATCAGTGTTTGGCAGGGTTTCTAGACTCTCTTGACTTTCTCTTGTGGTTGCAAGGGGTTTGCTGGGGGGAAGAGAGTGAAGTCTCCCAACAGATCTCTCTTTTGATCTCATAAGCTAAAACTAAGTGACATGTTCCTCCAGATGCAAAGAATGCTTGGAAATGAGCGTGCAGTGTTTTTAGcagtagagagagaaaggactgGGTGTACCTCTGAGGCAGTGGTCAGCGGGGCTGGGTGATCTGTGTCAGATCATGGGAAGGCTGGGCAGTGGTTGGGACTCCCATGTGCTCACACATTAATGCCCATGTTTCCTCCTCTCACAGGCAGAGGCAGGCCTGGCAGGAGAGGCCAAGAGGCtgccttcgtgggcactgcagtAGCTACCGTGGatgggcagtggggagagagcTTGTCCAGGTGCATGGCTTGGGGAGGCGGAATGAAGACAATCCCCCACCTGCAGGTATCAGGGAAGGCGCCCCTTGGTGGGATTGGCCTCCGTCCCGGTGCCAGGCGGGACCGGAAGTCCATCACCCTGCATATGAAGTTGGAGGTGCTTCGGAGGTTTGAGGAGGGTGAGAAGCTGACACAGATTGCccgggccctggggctggccaccTCCACTGTCGCCTCTATCCGTGTCAACAAGGACAAGATCCGTGCCAATTCTCAGGCAGCCACACCTGTCAGTGCCACACAGCTCACCCGCTGCCGGGGTGTGGTGATGGGCCACATGGAACGCTTGCTGAGCCTGTGGATTGAGGAGCAGAAGCGGCAGAACTTGCCTGTCAGCACACTGCTTATCCAGGACAAAGCACGTCGGCTCTTTGCGCAGCTGCAGCACGAGCAGGGTGATGGCACCCAGGTCGAGACTTTCGGGGCCAGCAATGGCTGGTTTGCCCGTTTCAAGATGCGCCACAATGTGCTGTTGACAGATGAGCCAGCTGTGGCTGATGCCCAGGCTGCAGCCCAGTACCCCCCAGTGCTGCGCACCATTCTGGAGGAAGGCCAGTACTCACCAAGCCAAGTCTTCAACGTGGATGAGACGGGCCTGTTCTGGAAGCGGCTGCCTGAGCGCATGCTGCTGGCACTGGAGGgggcagctgggcctgggcccaAGGCCTCTAAGGACCACCTGACCCTGCTGCTCGGTGgcaatgcagctggtgacttcaAGCTGAAGCCCCTGCTAGTGTACCCCTCAGAGAACCCACGCGCCCTCAGGGGCTGCTCCAAGTCCAGCTTGCCTGTGGTCTGGCGCTCCAACCGCAATGATTGGCTGACGCCCAGCATCTTCCAAGAGTGGTTCACTGGCTGTTTCTGCCCTGCTGTGGAGAGCTACTGTGCCAGCCACGGCCTCCCGCACCGTGCCCTGCTGCTCCTGGATGGTGCGCCCTGCCACCCTGCCCACCTGGGTGGCCTCTCGGCCCATGTGCGTGTCGAGTTCCTGCCCAAGAACACATCAGCCCTG encodes:
- the LOC103567893 gene encoding tigger transposable element-derived protein 1-like, giving the protein MAWGGGMKTIPHLQVSGKAPLGGIGLRPGARRDRKSITLHMKLEVLRRFEEGEKLTQIARALGLATSTVASIRVNKDKIRANSQAATPVSATQLTRCRGVVMGHMERLLSLWIEEQKRQNLPVSTLLIQDKARRLFAQLQHEQGDGTQVETFGASNGWFARFKMRHNVLLTDEPAVADAQAAAQYPPVLRTILEEGQYSPSQVFNVDETGLFWKRLPERMLLALEGAAGPGPKASKDHLTLLLGGNAAGDFKLKPLLVYPSENPRALRGCSKSSLPVVWRSNRNDWLTPSIFQEWFTGCFCPAVESYCASHGLPHRALLLLDGAPCHPAHLGGLSAHVRVEFLPKNTSALIQPMNQGIIAAFKAHYLHRMLSQLVQETAGEDRPSVREFWRSYTVITAVDNIAEAWAELQPATMNSAWRKLWPECVPTGAPEPNAVPQLHRSIMALASHVGLGDVAEADVTCLLQAHGEPLPRGIPQDAEDGDASASELPWEVGKGLASRRPEPDLTGAVVGAGTKEEAGVGAPSPEHLAQALSHFAAGLRVLTENDPNRERSLRVSRGVHCALARLRELHRERRRQDQAATSSGGPVVLATRELAGSLHSPQVGPTGWTSG